In Candidatus Roseilinea sp., one DNA window encodes the following:
- a CDS encoding mevalonate kinase has translation MATIERTATVERSACAKVILCGEHAVVYGRPAIALPLPMLRARARIEPSRHAFTIVAPDVGVTVSLWRHSRLTRNPLARAALAALEFIGQRPPRATLTVTSDIPVGANLGSGAAVSVAIGRAIGAYLGCALTPEEVSRLAYEVEKLHHGSPSGIDNTVIAYEQPVWFVRGEPPVLLDAKIGAELPLVIADTGIATPTRIPVGDVRAGWERDPARYEGYFNAIASLVRLSREALERGDLEQLGHAMNANHVLLQQLGVSCPALDALCDAARAAGALGAKMSGGGRGGNMIALARDATHAAALREALLRAGATRVV, from the coding sequence ATGGCGACGATTGAACGAACGGCGACCGTCGAGCGCAGCGCGTGCGCGAAGGTAATCCTCTGCGGCGAACATGCCGTGGTATACGGCCGGCCGGCCATCGCGTTGCCGTTGCCCATGCTGCGCGCTCGCGCGCGAATCGAGCCCAGTCGCCACGCCTTCACGATCGTCGCACCCGACGTCGGCGTCACCGTCTCGCTGTGGCGTCACTCGCGCCTGACGCGCAACCCATTGGCGCGCGCGGCGCTGGCTGCGCTCGAATTCATCGGCCAGCGGCCGCCCCGCGCTACGCTCACCGTAACCTCCGACATTCCGGTCGGCGCAAACCTGGGCAGCGGCGCGGCGGTGTCGGTCGCGATCGGGCGAGCGATCGGCGCGTATCTCGGTTGCGCGCTGACACCGGAGGAGGTGAGCCGGCTGGCCTACGAGGTCGAGAAGCTCCATCACGGCTCACCCAGCGGGATTGACAACACCGTGATCGCCTATGAGCAGCCGGTGTGGTTCGTGCGCGGCGAGCCGCCGGTGCTGCTGGACGCGAAGATCGGCGCCGAGCTGCCGCTGGTCATCGCCGACACCGGCATCGCCACGCCGACGCGCATTCCCGTCGGCGACGTGCGCGCCGGCTGGGAGCGCGACCCGGCGCGCTACGAGGGCTACTTCAACGCCATCGCTTCGTTGGTGCGCTTGTCGCGCGAAGCGCTGGAGCGCGGCGATCTAGAGCAGCTTGGCCATGCTATGAACGCCAACCACGTGCTATTGCAGCAACTCGGTGTCTCATGCCCAGCGCTGGACGCGCTGTGCGACGCCGCGCGGGCGGCGGGCGCGCTGGGCGCGAAAATGAGCGGCGGTGGACGCGGCGGCAACATGATCGCCCTGGCGCGTGACGCAACGCACGCCGCAGCACTGCGCGAGGCACTGCTGCGCGCCGGTGCGACGCGGGTGGTGTGA